In Oreochromis aureus strain Israel breed Guangdong linkage group 22, ZZ_aureus, whole genome shotgun sequence, the genomic window AAAGGATGCAGAGGAAAGCAGCGTCAAAGCTTGCCTTTAAAATCAGGCTCACCTATGAGAAGACAAATGAGTGTTAAAGTAGAAAAAGTTCAAGTGATTTCTCAATTGATAATGGCTGTGTTTGGCAGGATTGATTTTAAAGGTTCAATAATTACTGTAACTTATCTCATCCACTTCTCCAAGCTCTTATTATGATGTTTagccagttaaaaaaaaataagataagTGACCCCATGTCAAATTTGTAACCTAAGTGAGGACTCTTCATCTTGATTATCTAGAAAATGAAGATTTGTGATATTTACCAAAATCAGTcaaaacaaactgaacattTGGTATTATATAGCTGTTTAAAGGAAGAAAGAATCGAACGACTGCAAATAAAGGTGGGCGGATCTCTCCAAATATCGATAATTAAGGCTGGTCTCAGTATCAGATCGATACTAGGATGATATGATCTGTACTTTTTTTCTATACTCTAAGTtcagtatatgtatatatgtagaaatgtttagaagCATTTTTGTGCTGACTGTTACATCTATTTTTCCATAGTCTAGTTTAGGTAGGTAGTATTAGTATCTATCTTGGTATCAGCATCTGCAATACTTGATATTGGATGGATACCAAAATACCACCACTCTTGCAGAGTCATCGCATGTACAACTTCACTTCAGTCTGGAGGTGTGGTGAAGCTTGTTGCTCATACATTGTAATAGCTAATCTCCTATGTGTGGCATACACAACATAACTGGAATTGAACGTTAGCACCCTTCATTCTTACCAGGTATGTCCACCACAGCCCTCCACGTTTCCTCCCAGGGCGGGCATACAGGTGTTTACCCTCATGGGTGGTGGTGTACTTTGAGTTCTTCATCTGTCGATATTTGACATGGGCAATAACCATCAGTGACGGGCACGTGACGAAGATGAGCTGCAGGGCCCACAGGCTGATGTGGGAGATGGGGACGAAGTGGTCATAGCACACGTTGACGCAGCCTGGCTGTTTAGTGTTGCATTCAAAGTCTTTCCTTTCGTCAGCCCACACCCGCTGAGCTGCCACCACAAACACCATCACCCGGAAGATGAAGACCACTGAGAGCCAGACCCGACCGAACACGGTGGAGTAATTGCTGACCCCACTGAGGAGGGCCTGCAGCCAGTTCCAGTTCATGACAGATGCCCTAGAAGGGGACGAGAAATCTGAGGGGTATGATTGATCTCCTGAAGAGATCAGGTGGAATGAAGTTCTTGATCCAAACCTGACCAGTCAAACAAGAAAGTAGGTTAGAAGAATCTTTgtgttttaaacattgaaaaAGCGTCAGTCAggggtagggatgggtatcgtttaggttttatccgataccagtaccaaatcggtacttttgaaatggtgccggtgcttaaacagtgctcaaaccggtgcttaaagaatggagaacacaaaattggtccaaaaacctctcatgttcagctgtttttttgtaaaaagataacaatgttagccttttctgcagctatagggcatatatggtatcactcggctggaagcagtgcttaaacaat contains:
- the LOC116309536 gene encoding gap junction beta-3 protein-like isoform X2, producing the protein MNWNWLQALLSGVSNYSTVFGRVWLSVVFIFRVMVFVVAAQRVWADERKDFECNTKQPGCVNVCYDHFVPISHISLWALQLIFVTCPSLMVIAHVKYRQMKNSKYTTTHEGKHLYARPGRKRGGLWWTYLVSLILKASFDAAFLCILYYVYEGFNLPRLLKCSMDPCPNTVDCYISRPTEKKIFTLFMVVSSAVCILMCICEMVYFICKKVKKRIIEKIDDETRELKSSSTPHSRHKSKASLRVDPTISIQNLNNIKTEEAPPMK
- the LOC116309536 gene encoding gap junction beta-3 protein-like isoform X1, which codes for MLLVVLSIRRRGKRFGSRTSFHLISSGDQSYPSDFSSPSRASVMNWNWLQALLSGVSNYSTVFGRVWLSVVFIFRVMVFVVAAQRVWADERKDFECNTKQPGCVNVCYDHFVPISHISLWALQLIFVTCPSLMVIAHVKYRQMKNSKYTTTHEGKHLYARPGRKRGGLWWTYLVSLILKASFDAAFLCILYYVYEGFNLPRLLKCSMDPCPNTVDCYISRPTEKKIFTLFMVVSSAVCILMCICEMVYFICKKVKKRIIEKIDDETRELKSSSTPHSRHKSKASLRVDPTISIQNLNNIKTEEAPPMK